In Chiroxiphia lanceolata isolate bChiLan1 chromosome 7, bChiLan1.pri, whole genome shotgun sequence, the DNA window TGTATTTGTTGCGAGCTGCAAAGCTCCTGTATGATGTTTTGAACAAGAAGATTATTATTCTCATGTTATAAATGCAAAAAGTAGTCCTGGGGTCGATTCACTGCTGCTTTTACCTCATTTTCACACTGGTGTAACCCACTGGAACAGCAGGACCTCAGCTTTTCAATACtcacattttctctcttgtcAGTGCAATTGGAGCATCCAAGTCACTAAGCCACAGTAAAGCAACACTGAGGGCTAAGTTGTAATGGACCTGGAAAGACAGAAGAAtcttatttgtttggtttgacTGGAATTGCTTGACTGAGGGAAGACAGAAAGACCAGGGTAATGCAGGGAAACCTGAGCTGTGCCCAATATTGCCTCAGCTAACTGGGTACCTCACTTGTTTTAAGACACTTGATGAGGTTTCAGAGGTTTAAAATACATCCAGGAAgactttctgttttgttatgCACCAAAAGACTTGGCTTGTGAAGAATAATCTTTGGTTAGTTGACTTAACTTTATCAAATGTCTTCTGTGAATAGCTTTTTCTTgctaaaaaaatcaacaaaatctTGAATTATCTTGGATACATTATACCCAGGTGCTGTTCACAGCCAATTTAGGTACTCATTTCAGTAATGGGCTGCTATTTATCATTGTAGGGATAGGTTATTTAGCTGTACCAAATAGCCATCCTTCAGAATTCTCAGGAGCCCCGCAGTTAAAGAGGATAGGAAGTAGGAATTCTGGTGATTACCATGTCATCTAGAAAGGTGGGTGGCCTTTGTCCTCTTGGATCAAATTCTTTTTCTCGTAGTCTGATGCCAACATAATCTCCCCTTAAAGCAAGGAAATAACTCTAAATTACAGCTGGTTCTAAGCAAACCAGTGCATAGGAAATGTAATAGAAGACTTTAAAGATACTGCAAGACCAAGGCTAAATTCACTATGATTCAGGGCTAGGAATCTGCTGCAGGATTTCTCACAGATAGTTCCCAAGTAGGAAAGCTGTTAGTTTTTTGCATGTCTGCTAATCTTAGCTTCCTTCAAACCACACTGCTGTCTTCTCCAAAGGCTCCAAaataggaagaagaaatatgaaacCATTATTTAAAGTCTGGGGACTCACAGAAGAATTTCACTGTACAGAGAATGAAAGAGATGCTTCACTGGTGCTTGTTCTTCTCGTTCAAAGGAGGCCTGATTCTGCAATCTTTCCTCAGATGAAGTGCTACAGATCCATGCCAGCATTCCTAGAGAAGATGGGCACAGGACTTGTGTGGAATAGAGGGGACACTGCTTACATCCCCGAGGAGTTGTCTGCTGGGCAATCCTACATTGAAGAGCATGAGACACTGCGGCATCAGCTAGGAGACCCCTTACAGACAGCAGCTGCCCTGGATGCATTGCAAGGGGGGAATTCTGCACCTCTCTGGTTGCTCCACTGAGCAAGTTCTGGGCTGTGATGATTCTATTGTCACATGTGCAGTCAGGGCTTACACTGCAGACTGCATGCAAGAAATTGTCAAAAGAAGTCTGTTTACACTTTCCAGCAAGAGAAGACTAAGGTTTGAGAGTTGTCATCCACCTAGTCATACAACCCTTTGCAATGAAAACAAGCCAATCTCAAGTGCAGCGAAAGCAGTTGTGGGCAGTTATTACTTACAGGAGTTTTTCAatctttttcttcaggtgttttctttccatattcTAGTTGTCATTGTAGCATAAACTCAGTGGGATCTAGGAGAGAACCAAGTGTCTCTGCCAGTGAACAAATCTCAAAAACAGATAAAGAGAACGTGACACTTGGAGACCCCTACAAAAATCTagccaaaataatttccaaggTAGGATTAAAATAGAAACTGACAAAAATTTagtcaagaaagaaaacaacatgaaCAGTACTGAGAGTGACGGTAAAGAGTTTGGTAATGGGAAATGGGCAGAATGAACCCATTTAGAATAAGCATCAATCTTGAGCATCAGTTTGCAGGCTGCCTGCATCCCCAACGTAGTGATGTATATCTCTCATATAATGCAAGCTATTGACCTGCTGCCGCTTACAGGTTTCTTAGTACAAGGCTTGCTCTCCCCACTGTGTGTCTGTTAACCAGATCTATGTGGTAGAAACAGGGAAGAGGACAGGCTGCAAGATGAACTAACAGCACAAAGATAAGCCAGCACCTGGCCTACCAATATATTGTAACATGCACGTGGAGCACGTGCTCCACTCCTTTGCTCCATAATACACAAACTCTCTGTTGCTGAATAATGTCCCCCTATTCTACCTCTCATACATGTACACAAGAAATCATGCACTACCTGTGTCAACTTTTGCAATAGGCCTCAGGATCTGGGTTTGGAGCCTCTCTGACTTCAGGTATTTATGAGGAGGATTTCCCTCTTGATGTTGTTGTTCCTTTCTTGCCTCTGTCTTCCTTTGTGTGCCAGGGAAATTAGGCTATGGCTTCATACAGGACTGCTGGTTAGAAACAATGTTGCTTAGAAACAATGCTGCTGACCtgagagaaactgaaagaaaaaaaaccca includes these proteins:
- the C7H2orf80 gene encoding uncharacterized protein C2orf80 homolog isoform X2, producing MHPGQLLSVRGLLADAAVSHALQCRIAQQTTPRGCKQCPLYSTQVLCPSSLGMLAWICSTSSEERLQNQASFEREEQAPVKHLFHSLYSEILLGDYVGIRLREKEFDPRGQRPPTFLDDMVHYNLALSVALLWLSDLDAPIALTREKMSFAARNKYTYPNRTEREAMILSSYAGILMNSIPVEEIFEIYSMRPSATHWQRSANDHWIPPFRFSLHPFAMLTAPEAAEYAWKQTKMRITAGALQNLKLEPLTSNHELTASEPMQ
- the C7H2orf80 gene encoding uncharacterized protein C2orf80 homolog isoform X1, producing the protein MHPGQLLSVRGLLADAAVSHALQCRIAQQTTPRGCKQCPLYSTQVLCPSSLGMLAWICSTSSEERLQNQASFEREEQAPVKHLFHSLYSEILLGDYVGIRLREKEFDPRGQRPPTFLDDMVHYNLALSVALLWLSDLDAPIALTREKMSFAARNKYTYPNRTEREAMILSSYAGILMNSIPVEEIFEIYSMRPSATHWQRSANDHWIPPFRFSLHPFAMLTAPEAAEYAWKQSIKYQTATAHQKQGLCSARRAKKDHKQLDPLTRGKQHVDKGATEAKQGISPRKPGSDSKVRNAKEAKTLQKT
- the C7H2orf80 gene encoding uncharacterized protein C2orf80 homolog isoform X3 → MHPGQLLSVRGLLADAAVSHALQCRIAQQTTPRGCKQCPLYSTQVLCPSSLGMLAWICSTSSEERLQNQASFEREEQAPVKHLFHSLYSEILLGDYVGIRLREKEFDPRGQRPPTFLDDMVHYNLALSVALLWLSDLDAPIALTREKMSFAARNKYTYPNRTEREAMILSSYAGILMNSIPVEEIFEIYSMRPSATHWQRSANDHWIPPFRFSLHPFAMLTAPEAAEYAWKQMQQK